GACGTGGTGACCGGCCAGGGCGGCCTGCTGGGCTTTGTGCAGAACTACCCGCTGATGTCCGCCGCCGCTGTAACCGCGGCGATCGCCATCCCGGTCGGCATCGCCGCCGCCGACGACGATCCCCCCGCGAGCCCGTAGCTGGCCGCTGGCAGGCACGAACAATCAGCCCCGTGGGGCGTTCTTGGCGGGCAACCGCCGGGTCCGCTCTACGGGGTTGGTCTTTTTGCGGTAAGCAATCTCCGCTACCATCCGTCGCAATCGCCCGAGGAGCGGGCGTGTGGCCGCGTTAGTATCACTGAGGTGAAACGATGCCCCCGATTGCGAAACGGATGTTCGCCTTCCTGATGGCGGTGACACTCGGCGCTCCGGCGCCCCTGGTGTGCGGCGCAGAACCTGCTGCCCAGCGTGTCGATCCAGCCAAGCCTGTCGCTGCGGCCGCGCAGGATTTAGCTCTCAACAAGGAAGGCCTGTTCGAGGGGCAGCTGCTTGGCGCTGAAGGGCAGCCGATCGCGGGCGGCAAGGTCTGGCTTGCGAACGCCAAGCTGCGGCCGGTGGCCGCGGTCACCGACGCGCAGGGGCGATTCGCCTACCGCGGCCTGAAGCGGGGCGTCTACTGCCTGCAGGCCGGCGAGTCGCTGCGGGTCTGCCGGGTCTGGGATCACAAGGCCGCGCCGCCGAAGAGCCTGGGAGCCCTGCTGATCGTCGCCGACGAAGCAGCGGTGCGTGGCCAGTCCGGTCCGCCGCCCATGCTCAACACCTTCGTGCAGCGCAGCAAGAAGTTCTTCTCGCACCCCGTCGGCATGGTGACGCTCGGCGCCGCCATCGCGACGCCGATTGTGCTGTCCGCCTCCGACGACGACCCGCCCGCCTCGCCGTAGTCGACACGGTGGACTTTGACGGCGGCGCGGCTCCCGCTGCACGCGACCGGTTCTAACGGTCGATCGTACTCCTGTTGTCGGATTGGCGCCCAGCGTGCGCCAACCGTTCTCGGCAGGGCAGTCAGGGAGTGACGCAATGTCCGCTATGGGGTGGTTTCGCTTTGCTTTTCTCGCGTACGCCAGCAAGCCGGTCGCCGATCGCCAGATCTACCGCTCGGTCCGCAGGCTCAAGATCACCTCGGTGCTAGAGGTCGGGGTCGGTTCGCTCGAGCGGGCCAAGACCATCGTGGCGGCGTGTCAGCGTTGCTCGGATGGGGCCACGGTGCGGTACGCGGCCGTCGACTGGTTCGAGGAGCGGCCGGAGTCGATGACGCCGTTGTCGCTGATCCAGGCCCACCGCGAGCTCAACGCCACCGGCGCCAAGGTGCGGGTCTCGCCCGGCGGGCCCGCCGCGATCGAGGCGGTCGCCAATGCGCTGCCCAATACCGACCTGGTGCTGATCTCACCGGACGTCGACGACGACTGCCTGGAGCGGGGCTGGTACTTCCTCCCGCGGATGTGCCACGCCGGCACGGTGGTGCTGCGGGGCAGGGCGGAAGGTAATGGGGAATACCGTTACGAGCAGCTGTCGCACGAGGCGGTCGCCGCCCTGGCGCAGCCCGGTCACCGCTCGCTGGCGGCCTAGTCGGCCCAGGGGGCTGCGGGCTGCCCAATCAGGAGCGAACCGTCTAGGATGGGGTGCGTAGCAAGGGTGCGCGGCCCTGGCTGCGAGCGTGGTCGCCAGCCGGGCGCTGGCCCACGTCCTGAGCTCTCTCCCCCCGCGGCCTCGCCCCGGTTATGTCTTCCTCTCAGTCGCAGTTCGAGAACGCCGAAACCATCGACGCGTCCCCCCCAGCGGGGCGGACCTCCACCCGCGAGGCGGTCCGGCAGACCGCGCGACGCATGGTGGCGTTGGTCGAGGGGTCGTCGCCGCACCTCAGCAGCGAGACGCGGGACATCCTGCGCAGCCGACTGCGGACGGTGGCCGCAATCTTCTTCTGCGTGTTCTCGGCGTTCCTCACCCGCTGGCTGGTGCTGGGGATCGACTCCGAGCACCGCTGGCTGTTCATAACGCACACCCTGGTTACGGTGCTGATGGGCGTGCTGTGGTCTTACCTGACTTGGGGCCAGGGTTTCACGCTCACGCGGCTGCGGATCGCCGAGTTGCTGGTGTTTGGCGACCCGGCGTTGTTCTTCCTGGTGCTCAGTCAGCAGAAGCTGCACCACATGGCCAACCTGCCAGAAGGCGG
This genomic interval from Posidoniimonas corsicana contains the following:
- a CDS encoding carboxypeptidase-like regulatory domain-containing protein; this encodes MPPIAKRMFAFLMAVTLGAPAPLVCGAEPAAQRVDPAKPVAAAAQDLALNKEGLFEGQLLGAEGQPIAGGKVWLANAKLRPVAAVTDAQGRFAYRGLKRGVYCLQAGESLRVCRVWDHKAAPPKSLGALLIVADEAAVRGQSGPPPMLNTFVQRSKKFFSHPVGMVTLGAAIATPIVLSASDDDPPASP